One window from the genome of Deinococcus cellulosilyticus NBRC 106333 = KACC 11606 encodes:
- the lspA gene encoding signal peptidase II encodes MPVALLIFAVLIGLDQWLKVWSLGHLQTDTYTPVIQNVLSLILTFNTGAAWNLFAGATVFLAVLRVGVGIGLLFYLSKQKPQGITFWSLLLIAVGAVGNAIDVFWYGKVIDMFYSHQLSWVTQRIYGQPFPIFNLADICIVSGTILLMASSLFARKPEAPRNTLEA; translated from the coding sequence ATGCCCGTTGCCCTCTTGATTTTCGCTGTATTGATTGGACTGGACCAGTGGCTTAAAGTCTGGTCTCTGGGTCACCTGCAGACCGATACCTACACACCCGTGATTCAGAACGTCCTGTCCCTTATCCTCACCTTTAACACAGGGGCAGCGTGGAACCTGTTTGCTGGAGCCACTGTCTTCCTGGCTGTGCTTCGTGTTGGGGTGGGAATTGGCCTTCTGTTTTATCTTTCAAAACAGAAACCCCAGGGCATCACCTTCTGGAGTTTGCTCCTGATCGCTGTGGGGGCTGTGGGAAACGCCATTGATGTTTTCTGGTATGGCAAGGTGATTGACATGTTTTATTCCCACCAATTGTCCTGGGTCACACAGAGGATTTATGGGCAGCCCTTTCCCATTTTCAACCTTGCAGACATCTGCATTGTCTCTGGGACCATTCTGCTGATGGCCTCCAGTCTGTTCGCCAGAAAGCCTGAAGCACCGCGCAACACCCTGGAAGCCTGA
- the lspA gene encoding signal peptidase II, which yields MPLALIVFAVLIGLDQWLKAWSVGNLQPYVLKPLIDNVLSLTLVYNTGAAWGMLGGATKILAVLRLVVGIGILVYLWREKPRGITFWSLVLIAAGAVGNAIDGIRLGKVVDMFYSHQLSWVTQKIHQQDFPIFNIADSCVVVGTILLIAASLFSKKPEPKKQTTPEA from the coding sequence ATGCCGCTTGCTCTGATTGTCTTTGCCGTGCTGATTGGTCTTGACCAGTGGCTTAAAGCCTGGTCGGTCGGAAACCTGCAGCCTTACGTTCTGAAACCCCTGATTGACAATGTGCTCTCCCTGACCCTGGTCTACAACACAGGTGCCGCCTGGGGAATGCTGGGTGGAGCCACCAAAATTCTGGCTGTGCTGCGCCTGGTGGTGGGAATCGGGATTCTGGTCTACCTCTGGAGGGAAAAACCCAGAGGCATCACCTTCTGGTCTCTGGTTCTGATCGCTGCTGGAGCAGTGGGCAATGCCATTGATGGCATTCGCCTGGGCAAAGTGGTGGACATGTTCTACTCCCACCAGCTCTCCTGGGTCACCCAGAAGATCCATCAGCAGGACTTCCCCATTTTCAACATTGCAGATTCCTGTGTGGTGGTGGGAACCATTTTGCTGATTGCAGCCAGCCTCTTCAGCAAGAAACCTGAGCCCAAAAAGCAAACCACGCCAGAAGCCTGA